The genomic region CGGTGGCCAGGCCCCACAGCAGCACTTCGGCGTATTTTTCCAGTTTCGAAAGAGCAAGTCCCATATTCCAACCTCCGCGGACGTATATCCGGCGCCGGGCCGGATTGCTTCATTTTTGCATAATGGCGCCGGCATGTAAACCGGTTTCCGGGCCGGCTATCGCATGAACATGAAACAGCCGGCAAGCGCAAGGCACACAAAGGCCGCCATGCAGTTCCAGGTAAGTTTTTCATGCAGAAAGACAATGGAAAAAACCGCGAAAACCGACAGCGAGATGATCTCCTGCATGGTTTTCAGCTGAGCGGCGGTGAACTGCCCGTGCCCGATCCGGTTGGCAGGCACCGCGAA from Elusimicrobiaceae bacterium harbors:
- a CDS encoding DMT family protein, which encodes MKTAALLIVSNVFMTIAWYGHLRHKSAPLAKVVLISWLIAFVEYWFAVPANRIGHGQFTAAQLKTMQEIISLSVFAVFSIVFLHEKLTWNCMAAFVCLALAGCFMFMR